In the Sphingobacterium sp. PCS056 genome, ATAAAGCGATTGCTTATCAATGGGATGGTGTAGAAAGATATCCTGCTGTAAAATCTTTAATAGGTCTGTTTGATCGCTTTTATGTTTTTGATAAGAAGGATATGAATGCTGAAGGTTCAAATTATTTATCGACAACTAATTTTTATTTTGAACATCTTTATAATAAAAAGATTAAGCTAAATGCTAATACCTTCTTTTTTGTAGGAACGTTTATGAAATCTAGATGGGAAGAGATTCAGAAGACTGCTAAACTAATCGTTCAAAATTCAGGAATTCCAAATTTTATTTTATTTAGTAAAGATAAAAATCTTTCAAATCAATATGGTTGCGAGGGAATAAAGCTAGTGGATAGTCCTGTCGATTATGAAGAAATGGTAAAAAAAATATTAGAAAATGATATCCTTGTAGATTTTTTAACAAACGTACATACAGGACTATCTTTCAGAGTATTTGAAGCGATCGGATATCAAAAGAAGTTATTAACGAACAATATAGATATCAAAAATTATGATTTTTATCATCCGAATAATATATATATTATTGGACACGAAGATCGCTCTTTAGCAGATTTTATAAAATTAAATTATCAAAAAATTGATGATAATACTTTAAATCAATACAATTTTGATAATTGGATTATCAAAATGTTAGAAAATTAATGAATGGTTAGCTCAATAAAATCTGATATATTTAATTAATATCAGATTTTAAATTAAACACAGTTTCCACCCATTTATCCAACGTATATTTTTTAAAAATATCATTAGGGAGTTTATTATAAGGGTTTTCAAAAAATGTAGCATCTAAATTAGCTAAATTTTTATCAAGGTATAAAATATTTTGGGGATCATAAAAATCATACTCTACGATACTTGGATTATCTGTGATAATCTTTTTTTCCAATGCCATTGCTTCAAATACTCTAAAGCTTAATCCTTCTTGACCATCTCTAATCAGGTCTAACGTGACGTCACTTTTTTCATATTCAATCAAAACTTCGTCAATGCTAATGGGCTTTTTGATTAGGCAAACGTCTTTAAAGTTTAAATTTTGCGTTAAAAAGCGATTTAATTTCTCTTTCCAAACTTGTTTACCAACAATAACAATCTTATACTTGATATGGAGTTCAGCTAGTTTTGAAACAATTTTTCGGAGTGTCTTGATTCTTTTTTTATCATAAGAAGTAATGTAAAAAAGATCTTGGTGATTTTTCTGAGATGATTTTGGCTTATTGGATAAATAATTGTAATTCGTTATTTTATCAAAACCATGTTCCAAAACGTCTTTATCCTCGAAGGAATAGACCTGATCAAATAACTCCAATTTATTTTCTACCGGATAGCGGCCAAGATTATCATACAAATAGGTGATCAGATGGTTGGTATAAGACTTTATTTTTGCTATAGTCGTGTAATCTAATGTATGAGGATTTAAAACAAGAATTTGATCTTGAAATCCAATTTTACTCAAGTATTCAAGTACATATTCTTGGCGCTTTACATGCTTAATATTTCTATTCAAAAAGATCTTACTTGCCGCGTTATATATTTTTTCCCCAAAGTTTTTGTAACGATAAGTACCCATATTAATGTGCGTGGCTTCAACACCTTTCTCTTGTAATTTTTTGGCAATATGACAATCATAATTCCAATAGTCAAAACTTATAATGGAGATCTTCATACTTGTTCTTTTCGCTTCAAAGAGAGGTAAGTTTGATGTACACTTAAACTTTGTAAGTATGAAATTTCCCATCCTTCTTTCCCGTCTAATATGCCCAATTTAATAATGTATGCTTTGAAAAATTTAAAGCTTGTTTTAGCGATATGAGTCACTAAATTATACTTCTTGTGAGATAACTGCAGTTCTTGTCCTTTGAGTATGCCATAATGAATCATTTTATTTTTGTATGACTGATAATCAGAAAACGAATAATGTAAAATCTTGTGTTTTAAAATTCCAATAGAACCATTCACATCTAAAGTTTCATGTACTTTTTTTAATTCACTATATTTTGCTTTAGATTTTCTAAAAAGCCTAAAGTTTTTGTCATTCTGTGTGCCAGAAAATCGTATTTTTTTGTTACAAAAGAAAAAGGTTCTATAGACATAATATGCGTCATGAGCAGTAGAATCATTGATGGTATTTTGAATCTCTTTTTGAAGAGGTGGTGTTAATCTTTCATCAGCATCTAAAAAGAGTATCCAATCATTACTGGCATAAGAAATAGCTAAATTCCTTTGCTTTGTAAAATCTTCAAACTTGTGTTGGTAAACACGAACTTTTGGATTTTTCTTGGCAAGACTAATCGTTTGATCATCACTGAATGAATCTACTATAATGATTTCATCCGCAAAGTCAAGGCATTTTACGACATCAGAGATGTTCTTTTCCTCATTATATGTAATCACCAATGCACTTAATTTCTGATTCACTTTAACTGATTTCAAATTATAAAATATGATTAACTTGCCTTTAAACCCTGGATATAAATGTTACCTAAATTATGAATGTCAAAAGTATGAACACAATATATTGGAGATTTCCTGATCTTCAAATAGGGTTAACCGTTTTATTCATAGATTATTAAACTCATATTTATCTAGAGCCCGTTGTACAATCTCTTTTATGTATATTGACATAACGAGAATTGTCTTGTTTATGTTACAATAATAATGTTAATTAATGTAAATATTACGCTTTAGACTATGTTTTTTATTCTGTCATCTTTATTATATAAAAATATAATGATCAAAAAAAAATTAGCTACTTAAGGTTTTTAGGCGCAAAAAAGATTATGAACCAATATTTTAAGATGATTAATAATACAAATGAACAAATTAATAGGATAGAGGTCTAATAAGAACTTTAGATAGATGCAGAATTATAACTGATATATTACTCGAAGAAGAGATGTATTTAATATCCATCAACAGAAGTTTATTGGTCATCAAATTTTATGGGATCTATGTGATGATTCACCCTTTATTTCAAGATAAAGATTCATCCATTGGCTTGCTAAGGTATCATCATTGAATTGTTGTGCATATTCCAATCCTATTTTACTCATTTCCTCTTGCAGAACAGGTGAATCTAAAATCGTATCGATAGCATCACTCAGTTGGTCGATATCGTGAGGGTTGACATAATAAGAGGATGGACCTCCTGCTTCTGGGAATACACCAGAAGCTGTTGTAATTACTGGAGTGCCGCTATATAATGCTTCAATAATTGGAATTCCAAAACCTTCAAATATAGAAGGATAAACAAATATTTTAGCAATGCTATAGAGTACAGATAATTCATGCATAGATAAACCCTGTAAAAAGATAACACGATCTTGCATGCCTTTAAGGGTTATAAATTCCTGGATTTCTTTTGCATAAGCGGTTGGTTTCCCAACAATGACTAAAGGTATATCCTTATTTAGAATAGCTTTGACAATTGACAATGCATTTTTTCGAGATTCAATAGTCCCTACATTTAAGATGAAATCTGTTGGTAAACCAAGTTTGATCCTTAAGTCTTTTTTTTCCTCTTCGGTCTTGATGGACTTAAATGATTCATGGCAACCTTGATAAATGACTTTGATCTTGTCTTCAGGAATATGAAAAAATTCACAGATATCTAGTTTAGTCTGTTCGCTGATCGCAACGATTTGATCAGCATGCTCGCAAGCATATTTGAACTTCTTGTGATAAACAGTACGATCGATCTTTTTATATAGCTCAGGATAACGTATGAAAATTAAATCATGTATGGTCACAACAGATTTAATAGAAGTTTCCTTTAGGCCAACTGGAATTTCTCCAGATAAACCGTGAAATATTTGAATCATATCCCTTTTCAGGTCTTCAACAATACCATCTCCTCGCCAGTAACTTTTGAAAGTTCTATTAATAAAACCAGCAGGTTGTCTTACAATATGATTTGGGACAAGTTGATTGTATTCTTGTTTTCCAAGCTGTGGAGTATACAATAAATAAGTTACTTCAGGAAAATATGTTCGTAAGATACGAATCAGATCACGACTATAATTTCCTAAGCCTGTTTGATTATTAAAAAAACGTTTTGCATCAAATCCTATCTTAAACATTTCACTAAATTGCTTATTGTTATATTACCTCTAACTCCCTTTTTTCTGAATAATTTGATTGATGCTTGAAATAACCATTTCGGAAGAGACCAAGTCGATCGCTTCAGTTCCATCACAAAGGCAGGACTTATTGCCGTAAACAGAATTAGGTCTATTTGGATGTTCCACTTGTATGCAATCTGATAGCGTTTGTCCATATCCTAGAAATCCAGCAAAAGGATGAGTTGCCCCCCATATTGATAAGCAACGTACGCCCATTAAAGAAGCCATATGCATTCCGGACGAATCCATGCTGATCATTAAATCTAAATTAGAGATAATGGATAATTCTTCCTTGAGTTTGAAGCGACCGATCGTACTATGCACATTGGGATATAATACCTGCCATTTTTCTGCTTGTGTCTGCTCAGTTTTACCGCCTCCAAAGATATAGACATCCACATTATTGTGCGATAAGTAACTAATTACCTCTTGCATTTTTTCGAGTGAAAAAACTTTGTAGGGATGTTGAGCAAATGGTGCAATCCCAATTTTTTTACTGTCATCATTAGCAAATAGAGCATGTGCTAGATTGGGTAATGGCAATTGATTTGGTATTAATTTATTTTGAAGTACAAATTGAAAACCCAGTTGGCGAAATACATCCGCATAGCGTTCAACAGTGGGTTTCAAGGGTTTCAGAACCTTGTTAGGGAAGCGAGTCAGTTCTTTTTTCTCTTTACGCCCTTTATCCAATTGCTTTACCTGTAAGCCAGAGAACTTAAAAAGAGCCGACAAAATCCTAGATCTTAAATTAAAATGTAGATCTGCAATAGCATCAGCACCTTCCGATGCTAATTCTTTCTTTAGAGCTATAATCCCCTTTAATCCCTTATGTTTTTCCTTAGGGTAAAAACTATGAAATTTGATATTGGGTATTCCTTCAAAAAAGGCTTGAAAAAGCGGACGACTGACCATAATGATAGAGACTGATGGATATTGCTCTGCAAATTCTTTCAACACAGAAGCAACCATGGCAACATCTCCCATGGCAGAAAAGCGTGTAACAATTATTTTTGAAGGTAAAGCCATTATTTAGCTGCCTGATATAACACGGGATTTAAACTTGGGTCATTATACATTTTCATCTGTTTGTAGACCTTCATAT is a window encoding:
- a CDS encoding glycosyltransferase family 9 protein → MALPSKIIVTRFSAMGDVAMVASVLKEFAEQYPSVSIIMVSRPLFQAFFEGIPNIKFHSFYPKEKHKGLKGIIALKKELASEGADAIADLHFNLRSRILSALFKFSGLQVKQLDKGRKEKKELTRFPNKVLKPLKPTVERYADVFRQLGFQFVLQNKLIPNQLPLPNLAHALFANDDSKKIGIAPFAQHPYKVFSLEKMQEVISYLSHNNVDVYIFGGGKTEQTQAEKWQVLYPNVHSTIGRFKLKEELSIISNLDLMISMDSSGMHMASLMGVRCLSIWGATHPFAGFLGYGQTLSDCIQVEHPNRPNSVYGNKSCLCDGTEAIDLVSSEMVISSINQIIQKKGS
- a CDS encoding glycosyltransferase family 2 protein; the encoded protein is MNQKLSALVITYNEEKNISDVVKCLDFADEIIIVDSFSDDQTISLAKKNPKVRVYQHKFEDFTKQRNLAISYASNDWILFLDADERLTPPLQKEIQNTINDSTAHDAYYVYRTFFFCNKKIRFSGTQNDKNFRLFRKSKAKYSELKKVHETLDVNGSIGILKHKILHYSFSDYQSYKNKMIHYGILKGQELQLSHKKYNLVTHIAKTSFKFFKAYIIKLGILDGKEGWEISYLQSLSVHQTYLSLKRKEQV
- a CDS encoding glycosyltransferase — encoded protein: MKISIISFDYWNYDCHIAKKLQEKGVEATHINMGTYRYKNFGEKIYNAASKIFLNRNIKHVKRQEYVLEYLSKIGFQDQILVLNPHTLDYTTIAKIKSYTNHLITYLYDNLGRYPVENKLELFDQVYSFEDKDVLEHGFDKITNYNYLSNKPKSSQKNHQDLFYITSYDKKRIKTLRKIVSKLAELHIKYKIVIVGKQVWKEKLNRFLTQNLNFKDVCLIKKPISIDEVLIEYEKSDVTLDLIRDGQEGLSFRVFEAMALEKKIITDNPSIVEYDFYDPQNILYLDKNLANLDATFFENPYNKLPNDIFKKYTLDKWVETVFNLKSDIN
- a CDS encoding glycosyltransferase family 4 protein encodes the protein MFKIGFDAKRFFNNQTGLGNYSRDLIRILRTYFPEVTYLLYTPQLGKQEYNQLVPNHIVRQPAGFINRTFKSYWRGDGIVEDLKRDMIQIFHGLSGEIPVGLKETSIKSVVTIHDLIFIRYPELYKKIDRTVYHKKFKYACEHADQIVAISEQTKLDICEFFHIPEDKIKVIYQGCHESFKSIKTEEEKKDLRIKLGLPTDFILNVGTIESRKNALSIVKAILNKDIPLVIVGKPTAYAKEIQEFITLKGMQDRVIFLQGLSMHELSVLYSIAKIFVYPSIFEGFGIPIIEALYSGTPVITTASGVFPEAGGPSSYYVNPHDIDQLSDAIDTILDSPVLQEEMSKIGLEYAQQFNDDTLASQWMNLYLEIKGESSHRSHKI